The following is a genomic window from Vitis vinifera cultivar Pinot Noir 40024 chromosome 6, ASM3070453v1.
AGGAGCATACGGAAGACTTTGCAGCAGGTTTGAAATCCAGAAAATAATATCCTCATTTGTTATTAAGGCCAAGGAGAGTGGAAAAGTATAGAAAATTAAGAAGCGCATCCCTATGCTAAAATCTGAATAAAGTACCAGGATATTCATTAGCAGCATATTAGGACGCATCACAACAATGCATTATGGTTAATATCCTAAGATAGTACATCTCAAAAACATTGTATAAAGGGCCCTTCTGGAGAAGCAAATTAAAAAGCCATTGACAGGAAATATACTATGGGATGAAACATAAAGTCAGTTAGAGAAGAGGACCCTTGTTCCAAATGAGAAATAGGCATCAAATAATAAAGGATGGAACAAAAAATCCTATCTCCACATAACAATAACCCAACTATGTTGACATCATGCTAATGTCTGGACTGAACATGAAAGCAAGCTCTATACATATCactgtaaaataaattttcttccaTAATGTACAATATACTACTTGTATACACTATTGgctagaaaatagttttgaaatgCTAAAAGCAGTCAAGCATTGTGCAACTCAAAGAACTTAaaacaaatgaattaaaaaaatagttccAAGTTCAGCATAAACATCAAAGTGAACAGAATCAAACCTGAATCTTGTACTTGCCCAGCCATCCTGCCCTTTCAAGGAATATAAAAGGAAGTCCAGATAAGAAAAAGACACTTTCATGAATAAAGAAACTTCCAAGACTTGCCAGTTGAAAGTCACTGAAATGTGTAACCAGATACTGCAGCATAAACAAAGAAGAGTTTCACTTAGATGATACTAAAACTTCATGGAGTTTTAGGAGTACTAAGAGTGTGAAGACAACACAAAAAGATGTTACATTTCAGCAAATCATTATTCGAAACCATAAAAACCTAAACGTtgaatttcaaatgattttcccTTGCATTAAAAGAAAGCATACATGACCAAATTCCAAGAATGGTACTTCCAAGTTCCAAGCAAGATTCTACACACACACATCTAGAAATGAGAGAGGATCAAGCAAAAAACTATCTTCCAcaaaatgaaacaaagaaagaaggCGTGCAGAAGGACCATAGGATCCAAGTACAAAACCCAAATCATATGATCCATGGATCCAAGGAACCATAGGAAGGAATTGTCCACTGTGACATAGACCATGGTGggcccttttttgttttttgttttttcctcttttgcCTTCTttgaaagaaacaaataaattatgtgAAAACGTTGAAAATGCCCTTGAATCCTCTAATTCACAAATTTAATGCCATGCTTTTTAAAAGTCTTCCACTacccaaaaccaaaaaattgaaaagaaaaattaacaaataaaaagagaactCTAACACATTAGTGGCTGAGATCTCATAAATGGGATCATCATTGTACAGATTCTGATTGCCTGCTTGTACCCAAGTCATAGTCACTGACAGGTGCTATTCATGCCCACATGATAATCCAATTCGAGTGCCCATATTACAAATTCAAAGTCCAAAACCCACGTCGCTACAGTCCCTAACTACAAAACATAACAATCAATCAACCACGCATGCTTCAAATTCAAGCATCCCATTATCACCCCATTGACCAAACACACAGACACACACACCCACACCACACCACACCAACCCTCTTTGTCCGCCAAAAAACCACAAGCATTCCCCCCACCAATCAACGTCAAAGTCCTCGTTAAAATCCCAACCTCGCAAACAAAAGCTCAAATCAGCAGATCCAAAACCACCAATCCCAAAATGCAGAATCGAAATTCAACCCACCccaaaaaacaagcaaaaaagaaaaacataaaacatcaAATCTAGGGCAAAACAAACACCAGCAATGCGATAAGAAAGCTTCAAAATTAGAGAAAGCAGTCAGTGGAGAGTGTACCAGCCAACCAGATTCGATGATGGACGCCATAGAAATCGCGAACAGggatgagagagagagtgagtgaAGGCTAGAGAAGAGGCGAGAGATGTTGAGACAGGCTGGCCATGAGGAATCTGGAGATCTTGAGGGTATTTTATATATGTGGGTTGATGAGTGGAGATTTTACTCCTTTAGGCCCTTCCTCCATCTCTCATTCTTTCCCATCATGTATTTCCCCATTTTTGTCACAAATATTTGTCCTTTtctacaaaaaggaaaaaaatctagaaattatagaaatttataattttgaatttttttatttatttttcttaaacatGAAATCCTCCTGAGATATCCCAtttgatccaaaaaaaaaaggaaaataattttctttagtgtATTTGCATTAATTGTTTTGTAATCTTTAAGGCAACAAAAGAAGAATGCAAATGAAAGATTTAGcaaatatagaaaagaaagaaaataattcactttaatgatattttatttgaaatacctcataatttttgttaatttttcctCTACTTTTTAAGGTAAAATGTTATGGGATTTGGCATGTTTTTAACACTATTTAATTCTTGATAATTTCAAGtcaaaaaaatttagagaagaaattttgaataaaaaataatattttttttttaattttctaaatttcatggaaaaaaaaacttctaacaCTTTTcccaattttaataatatataaaaatatataatttatattaccaAGCTATCATGATTTTGatcatgatttatcatattttctttcttatccttTTAAAAAGTCATTGATGTAAAGATTccgaattttttttaagaaataaatttggTTGTATCAATGATTTAAAGAAAAGTCCACTTTGTCAAGCCACTTTGAAATACTACCACGTACAAAGTTGTGATGGTGATTGGAAAATCAAGTTGACAATGTAAAATGCTAAATATATCGGCATAGCACAAACCTAACTTCAAATGTACCCAACCACATCCTCTCAGGGATAACAAAGAACAGAAAATTCCAAAATGTGCAAAACAGGTTATTGTTCAAGATCTGGTGTGTTTTAAAGGTGGATTACAGTGAGGAGTTAGCTTGTGGTTCATCCTCCTGGGGACTACTTTTGGGCTGAAGATATGGACCTTCTACCAAATTCTTCTTCATATTATCCACCTCCACCCCCTCCAACTCTTTCAACTCAACCCCAGCTCAAGATCTCTCTCACATGGAAGGCCTCATACCGCTTGTTTACAGAGTCATACTTCAGTTCAGGGCTGCCAGGCAGCCTCCTATGGCAGAGACATGGCTCAACGGATCACCTCCAAATCCATATGTGAGACTTCCAGGCGATTCAGGACGCTTCCAACAGCCAGATATTAAACCTTTCAGGTCCTTTGGTCCTTCCTCCACCTCCTCCTTGGTTGTGTCAACAGGGATCCAATCCCCTCTTATTTCCTGATGAAAATGGTGAAATGGGTGTTCGACACCATCAAGTTGTTAtacatatttctttttcttctttttctcagtTATTATCAATAAGGGTGTGAGCTGCAAAAGGAGCATCACAAACTCAGAGTGGCTAGCGCATGAGAATGTTGAAACCACATAGATGATGAAAGTGTGTTAAGAGGCATAAATCATGATGGGATGCCCAGAAACAAGTTTTGGGCAAAAGGAGACCAGCCACCAATTGCCAAAATGTAGAGAAATGGGTGATTGAGTGAAGCTGAGCACCCAGCTCTTTGAATTTAGTGTGTGAAAATGTGTTCTTGATCGGAAGTCTAGGAGCTCCCTGATATTTAATCTTTGTATAAGTCACATAATGTAAATCAAACTTGCCAGCATATAATCAACCTCACTTCCATCCATAAAATAGCATTACTGCACTTTGCAGTTATAGTAGCAGGGCATTCTCCATTTGTTGCTAACCTTACAGTGATATTTTATAACTGAACAGGACAAGGCTACATGAAATAAAATGACACAAGCCTTCAGaatgaagcaaataaataagaaaacaaaatcaggatcaagtaaataaattctcatttagataaaaacaaattaccAAAGTGAGATGGAACAAAATCTTGAACAACAATTGAACTGGAAATAGAAAAGCACCCAGGATCAAGCAAActtttcattgtaaaaataatcaaacatcTATATAAGCTTATGAAAAAACATAGTTTAGTTTGACCTTGGCGTGGCCCATTCAACTCGTAGGATGAGATTGTCATAACCATATCCATTGAGTTTGTTGATAGCTCTCTCAGCATCTTCCTTGTTCACAAAGTTAACAAATCCAAAACCTCTGCTCATGCCAGTCTTCTGATCAACAGCAACATACACACGACTTACAGGGCCAAATGTCCTGAAGAGCTCATGCAAGTCAGGCTCCCGGGTGTCCTCTGATAGGTTGGTGACCCGAACAGAGTTCTCTTCATTCCTGCGTCTCATTTCAGTTCCAGTTCTCTCTGCACCTGCTCTCATGCCTGGGGGAACATATGTCCCCTTGCTAGGACCAGAAGCAGTGGCTGTGCCTTCTGATGCAGCAGGCTTATCAATGAATCCTTCAGAAGGTGGGGCAAGATCCTTGTATGGGCACCTTGAAGTCCAATGGTCACCCTTCTTACCACAGGTCCTGCACACCATGAGAACAGCACCTCCTTTCCCAAGTTGAGCCAAGGAGTCTCCTGCAACCTTTGATTCTTCCGCTTTGCTACCTGGTAGAAGTTCCATAGACAAAAATTTTAAGCACACTGAATCTATACTGCAACATGTGAAAGAAGAGCAAAGAACATCTACAAACCAACAAGAAAGTGAGAGATGAAGACTGACAATTTTGTCAGTGACACCAAAGAGACTCAAATTTAAAGCAAATTACAAGTTCTGCATGAGCATTGGAGGAGTGCCTACTTTAACACTACAAACAATTTACACAGAAGTATACTCCATGTGCTTGATCACCTTGGGAGGCATCAGCTTTTGAGCCCAAGAAaacaattaacaaataaatgaacCATAGGGAACACAGAAAACCCTTCAAAGTACCTCATTCAACCAAACTTTTTTGCCTAGAttcatttttcttgtgtttCTATGGAATAGCATGTTAGACTATTAGCTTTCTTTGTTAGTTGAACATGACATACATAATTACATACATGGAAGTACACTGTcacatatattaatatatagttCTCGCATATCAAGGGAACAGAAAATGATAAGCACATGCAGAGAAGGTATAGTGAGTAGACAAAAA
Proteins encoded in this region:
- the LOC100265545 gene encoding uncharacterized protein LOC100265545, giving the protein MAIDNKPGWGSTQSKLRWGELEEDDGEDLDFLLPPRQVIGPDDNGIKKVIEYKFNDDGNKVKITTTTRIRKLAKARLSKRAIERRSWAKFGDAVHEDVGSRLTMVSTEEILLERPRAPGSKAEESKVAGDSLAQLGKGGAVLMVCRTCGKKGDHWTSRCPYKDLAPPSEGFIDKPAASEGTATASGPSKGTYVPPGMRAGAERTGTEMRRRNEENSVRVTNLSEDTREPDLHELFRTFGPVSRVYVAVDQKTGMSRGFGFVNFVNKEDAERAINKLNGYGYDNLILRVEWATPRSN